The Ramlibacter pinisoli genome segment TCGTCGTGCCGGCAGCTCTGGGCCGTGGGCGCGTCGTACAGGAAGATCGTCAGGCAGGTCAGCATGCACAGCTCGCGCATGCTGCGGGCCAGGGACGAGTTGCCGGCCAGTTCCGCGACCAGGGTGTGGAACTCGCCCGAGAGCCGGATGACGGCGCGCTTGTCGTTGCGGCGGCGCGCATCGGCCTCCAGTTCGGCGTGCTGGCGCAGGCGGTTGATCTTGTCGGCAGTTACCGTGTCGATCAGCCGCTTGAGCACGGCGGGCTCGATCAGGCGCCGGGCCTCGAACACGTCGCGCGCCTGCTCGGGGGTCGGCTTGGCCACATAGGCGCCGCGCTGCGGATACAGCTCGACGATCTGCTCGTGGGCCAGCCTGGCCAGCACCTCGCGGATGCGCGCGCGGCTGACACCGAAGATCTCCGCCATCTTCTCCTCGCCCAGCTTGATGCCCGGCTGCAACCGGTGCTCCAGGATGGCGACGTAGATGCGCTCGTAGATCTCGTCGACCGTGGCGTCGCGTTCGGGCCGCTCGGGGCTGGGGGTGCGCTTGGCGCTCGGGGCACTCTTGCGCGCGGTGGCGGGCATGGCAGGCGGGGTGGAGGGGTCGGCGGGCATTCTATCGACGGGTGCGCGCCGCCCGCGGGTCAGGTCCATTGGAACAGGCCTCCCCAGCCCCGGATCGCCGCGGCCGGCGCACCGGCGGCGCGAAGCATGCCCCACACGGTGGTGGCGACGGTGTCCAGCAGCGGAATCCCGAGGCGGCGCTCCACATCGTCGGCGAGCGGCGCGGCGCGCAGGTTGGTGCAATAGGTGGCGATCGCCTGCGGCCTGGCCTGCGCGACGTCCTCGATCATCTGCCGCAGCTGCGCCGGCGGCACCAGCCCGAAGGCATGGTTGTCGCGGATCGACAGGTGGCGCTCGGCCACGATCTCGATGCCCAGCGCGCGGTAGTTGTCGACGATGCGCTGCTGCACGTCGGCCGTGTAGGGCGTCACCAGCGCCAGTTCGCGCACCCCGCGGATGGCCAGCAGTTCGTTCAGCGCGAGCACCGCCGTCGTCGCCGGGATGCCGGTGAGCGCGGTGATGCGCTCGCACAGCCGGCGGTCCTGTTCGAACCCCATCCAGCCGGCGGCCGTGCCGCTCCAGCCGATGACCTGCACCTTGGCGTCGGCCAGCAACTCGGCCGCGGCCAGGATCCTGGCGTCGTCGAACTGCACCAGGGCCTGCCGATCGAGCGCGATCTCGGTGACCTTGAAGCGGGAGAAATGGGCACTGGCGTCCGGCAGGCCGGCCAGCATCGCCTGGGTGAGGGGCTCCAGGGCGGTGTTGGACGAAGGCGTCAGCACGCCGAGGCGGATGGGTTCGGGCATGGAGGGATCCAGCAAGGGCTGCGCCAGGGGGCGGTGCACAACATTTGAACAGAATCACCGCGATTTTGTTGACATCAGTGTAAACACCGACCGCCTGACGGCGGCGACCGATCGATAGTCTCACCAGCTAATTCCAGTGGCCGACCCGTCCTGCTGGCCCGCTACTTGCACAGAGAGTCCTGATGTCCAGCCTTCATCTGCCTGCCGGCACCGCTTGCGCGCACTCCAAGTTGTCGACAATCATGTCTGCACCAACTGGATGCTTTTGTCGCACAACGCTGGTGCCCACCGAGGTCGCCCGATGAGCAACGCAACCTTCGACCTGGTGATCCGCCAGGCGCGCGCCGCCACCG includes the following:
- a CDS encoding GntR family transcriptional regulator translates to MPATARKSAPSAKRTPSPERPERDATVDEIYERIYVAILEHRLQPGIKLGEEKMAEIFGVSRARIREVLARLAHEQIVELYPQRGAYVAKPTPEQARDVFEARRLIEPAVLKRLIDTVTADKINRLRQHAELEADARRRNDKRAVIRLSGEFHTLVAELAGNSSLARSMRELCMLTCLTIFLYDAPTAQSCRHDEHSLIIDALAKKDRARAEKLMLDHLDHIEGSLQLEDNGGEADLVEIFRA
- a CDS encoding aspartate/glutamate racemase family protein, whose translation is MPEPIRLGVLTPSSNTALEPLTQAMLAGLPDASAHFSRFKVTEIALDRQALVQFDDARILAAAELLADAKVQVIGWSGTAAGWMGFEQDRRLCERITALTGIPATTAVLALNELLAIRGVRELALVTPYTADVQQRIVDNYRALGIEIVAERHLSIRDNHAFGLVPPAQLRQMIEDVAQARPQAIATYCTNLRAAPLADDVERRLGIPLLDTVATTVWGMLRAAGAPAAAIRGWGGLFQWT